Part of the Nicotiana sylvestris chromosome 5, ASM39365v2, whole genome shotgun sequence genome is shown below.
ATCACTgttgcaaaactcaaaggcacATAAGAACGTTTTAATGAAAGGttttgagcgaggcttatgtacccaataacatcactggcggagaaatAGCCAATATGGTGGGACAAGTACTGGAAATTCATAAAATCATCTTCCATAAAGATGATCTGCCACCTGAGGGGTTCAATCACAATCGAGAATTGCATATTAAAATGCAATttaaagacaaattcattgccaggatcttggttgatggaggttcaagcctcaatatttgtccgttagacactctgaaaaggttcgacaaaggttttcatgaaatacgagtaggaagcatgaacgtgaaagcttttgatgggtcccaaaggtccacaatcggggaaatcaacctttgcttacagatggggccaacatggttcgatgtcgagtttcaggtgctcgGCATACTAGCCTCATGTAATCTTctattgggccgaccatggatccatgctactggagctgtgccttccacactacatcaagccatgaagttcgaatggaaccgtGAGGAGGTGAttattcacggagatggaagtaaccccatttacactagtcaacccatcccggctattggacatagaagaagtctaggaggggaaacctatcgtcacattgaacgggtcaatgctatcgagaaggataaatggtggagcagtaaaatagaaagcatattggcatggtctgggtatgaacccgacaaagtgctagggaagaatctccagggtatcacTAAACTAATACTACTGAagggtcatggtactacctttgggctcggatatcaatacacatggcaagaatactatgattggtcgcctccatggcacggaccatattaccctctcgagcaaccagtgccatgcttagaacaagcttttcaccaagctgatacgatatgggactaaagaagaggaagaattagctgggttgaagaatttgttcttggaggatgaagacatggactgcagtgccatagttgaggaggaggaggaagaaggcctcactatttagACCGtaaagaagggagttgttctcaggaactggaccgccacaccatcccgaccccgccgagtccctaggtagcttggcagatttttacttctatagccatcctaggcatttaagatttccaataattttgttttaagatttacttgttcCAAAATTAATGcttgattcatcgagccgtacttgtcttgatgattttttggttttaatcaaatgcatttgctctttattattcattactatttttacactttttctttctacaacgttattattatttttcctaaTGAACCAGAGATTGTGACATGTAATaaggcaacacaacatgagaatagcgattcagatgaagaatatgaaatacctgaggaagttgttagggaagttgaaaactttgagaataaggcCAAGTCTAATttggacgaaacagaagcagtaaatttggggacACCGAGACTGTCAAGGAAACTCGCATCAGctttcacttgtcaccaacagagaaagaggaatacatccattttctaaaAGAACATGaagacattttcgcatggtcatataaTGACATGACCGATTTGACCACTTCCATAGTGGCtgacaagttgcctactaatcccatgtgtccgccagtgaagcagaaactcagaaagtttaaaccagacatgagcctgaaaatcaaggagaaagttactaaacaaatcaaagccaaagttctcagggtggttgagtacccaacttggttagctaacattgtgccagtttcgAAGAAGAATGGGAAagtcagggtatgtgttgactatcgtgACTTAAACAAGGAaagtcccaaagatgacttttcactgccaaacatacatattttgatcgacaactgctccaagcatgaactccaatcctctgtagattgcttcgcgggttatcaccagatctggatggatgaagaagacatgGAGAAATAGCTTTTATCACACCTTGGagggtatactgctacaagatgatgtgtttggtctgaagaatgttggggctacctacatgagagccatgacaactatctttcatgatatgatacataaggaaatagaggtgtatgtggatgacgtaattatcaaatccaagagagccgcagaccacatagcggacttgagaaagttctttgaccgattaaggaggtacaactttaaactgaaccccgcaaaatgtacATTTGGGGTTCCCATaggaaagctattgggattcattATCAGTCACCGGGGGATCGAGCTAGATCGtccaaagtcaaggctattcaggattTACCACCACCTAGGAGGAAAagggacgtgatgagcttcctaggacgtctcaactatatcagttgattcatagcacagtccacggtAATATGtaaacccatcttcaagatgctgaggaaagatgccgaaacaagctggatAGAGGATTGTCAGAgggcctttgacaaaatcaaagagtacttgtccacaccacGTATTCTGGTCCCGTtggaaccaggacgacctttgttactctatctatctattttggatggagccttcggatgtgttctgggacaacatgacgagataggGAAGAAGGAGCAaaccatatattacttgagtaagaagttcacgccTTATGAAGAATGGTACTCTTTGCTGAACACACTTGttatgctttgacctggacagctcagaaattgaggcattacttctgtgcctgcactacatacctcatatccaggatggatcctctgaagtacatattttagaaaccCATGTTGACTGGGAAATTAGCCAAATGGCAtatactgttgagtgagttcgacatcgtctatgtaaatAAAAAGGCGATCAAAGGACAAGCGTTGGCAGATCAtgttgctgaaaatccggtgggaggagaatacaaacccttgaaaatgtatttttcgGATGAATAAGTATTGTTTGTAAGAGAAGACATTATAGAAGCATAcaatggttggaggatgttctttgacggagctgcaaatttcaaaggagtgggcattgagcagttttggtgtcagaaacgggtcagcattattcggtatctgctaaactcaaatTTCCTTACACTAACAATATGgcggagtatgaagcctgcatactagggctcaacatggcaatcaacATGAAAATTTAGAAGCTGTTGGTAATTGGCGATTCAGATCTGCTTGTGGTATATGGAGAATGGGCCACAAaaaattccaagatatttccatatctgcaccatgtgcaggaattaggaaagaggttcacaaagatagagttttgacatgtgcccagaattcagaacgagttcgttgatgcattggccaccttgttatctatgatacaacatccagataagaattatattgatctcATTCGGGTgaagatccataatcagccggcatattgtgctcatgttgaagaagaaatagatggaaagccttggttccaggacatcaaggagtatttggtgAAAGGAGAATATCTAGAGAaagcaaaccacactcagaaacgcacactcctgagattgtccaatcacttcttctacAGTGGAGGAAATCTAGaaagaagaactcctgatttgggattgctaagatgtgtcgacgcaaaagaagcttctaaactacttgaggatgtgcatgccaGAACttgtggcccgcacatgaatggttttatcTTGGATAATAAGATACTCAGGGCCggctatttttggatgaccatggagacagactgcatccagtatgttcgcaaatgctttcaatgctaggttcatgccgatatgataaaagtgcctccaaacgagctcaatgcaagaagctcaccttggccattcaccgcctagggaatggatgttattggtcagattaagcccactg
Proteins encoded:
- the LOC138869247 gene encoding uncharacterized protein translates to MLRKDAETSWIEDCQRAFDKIKEYLSTPRILVPLEPGRPLLLYLSILDGAFGCVLGQHDEIGKKEQTIYYLSKKFTPYEECSEIEALLLCLHYIPHIQDGSSEVHILETHVDWEISQMAYTVE